A single region of the Pseudomonas mandelii genome encodes:
- a CDS encoding IS110 family RNA-guided transposase, translating to MNTMTLLGIDIGKHSFHLHGQDAKGHQVLRKKTNRGQLLSTLAQLPACTVVMESCGGAHWLARQIGALGHEVKLIAPQYVKPFVKGNKNDFIDAEAICEAASRPAMRFCSIKTAEQQTLSALHRVRDSLIGHRTVATNQIHGFLLEFGISLPIGATALHRVPALLDDAQHPVPLRLKGVVMRLHHQIQLLNDEIKDIESDLKQQLKEDDAGSRLQSIPGIGPITASAVLADVGDASNYRSGRDFAASLGLVPRQYSTGGKTVLLGISKRGDKHIRQLLVQGARSIMQHIDKREDAIGPWVRELLTRRHSNVVACALANKLARIVWAVLAKGGQYDPHPNV from the coding sequence ATGAACACGATGACGCTTCTCGGTATCGACATTGGCAAACACAGTTTCCACCTGCATGGCCAGGACGCCAAAGGTCATCAGGTATTGCGCAAGAAAACCAACCGCGGCCAATTGCTCAGCACATTGGCCCAGTTACCGGCCTGCACGGTGGTGATGGAGTCGTGCGGCGGCGCCCACTGGCTGGCTCGACAGATCGGTGCATTGGGCCACGAGGTGAAGCTGATCGCCCCGCAGTACGTCAAACCGTTCGTCAAAGGCAACAAAAACGACTTCATTGATGCCGAAGCGATTTGCGAGGCGGCGAGCCGCCCCGCGATGCGCTTCTGCTCGATCAAAACCGCAGAGCAGCAAACGCTTTCAGCCCTGCATCGTGTCCGAGATTCCTTGATTGGCCATCGCACCGTCGCGACCAACCAGATTCATGGCTTTTTACTGGAATTCGGCATCAGCCTGCCCATTGGCGCAACTGCATTGCACCGCGTGCCGGCGCTGCTGGACGATGCACAGCACCCGGTTCCATTGCGTCTGAAGGGCGTGGTGATGCGCCTCCATCATCAAATTCAACTGCTGAATGATGAAATCAAGGACATCGAGTCCGATCTAAAGCAACAGTTGAAAGAAGACGATGCCGGAAGTCGTTTGCAGAGTATTCCTGGCATCGGCCCCATCACCGCCAGTGCGGTATTGGCCGATGTAGGCGATGCGTCGAACTATCGAAGTGGACGCGATTTTGCCGCTTCGCTAGGGCTGGTGCCGAGGCAATATTCGACGGGCGGAAAGACAGTGCTTCTGGGGATCAGCAAGCGCGGCGACAAGCACATCCGCCAACTGCTGGTGCAGGGCGCGCGATCCATCATGCAGCATATCGATAAGCGGGAAGACGCCATTGGGCCTTGGGTTCGGGAGCTGCTGACGCGTCGACACTCCAATGTCGTCGCGTGCGCGCTGGCGAACAAACTGGCGCGAATCGTGTGGGCGGTACTGGCCAAAGGCGGCCAGTACGACCCACATCCGAACGTTTGA
- a CDS encoding LutC/YkgG family protein produces MSAKQNILAKLRKSLTGTTPVPDEFDVELVTAPYTYTAEQRIPQLRKLMEAVHTEIHLTSGEGWPALLAQLLRDRQLPSLLIAPTTPHGQRVTQHWANNPDLPTLKSYDRPVEEWKAELFNDTPASLTTTLGAIAATGSLILWPTREEPRLMSLVPPVHFALLKASEIRDNFYQVQQEFNWAQGMPTNALLVSGPSKTADIEQVLAYGAHGPKDLVVLILEDQ; encoded by the coding sequence ATGAGCGCCAAGCAAAACATCCTCGCCAAGCTACGGAAAAGTCTGACAGGCACCACGCCCGTGCCCGACGAATTCGACGTCGAGCTGGTGACTGCTCCTTACACCTACACCGCCGAGCAACGCATCCCGCAATTGCGCAAACTGATGGAAGCGGTGCACACCGAGATCCACCTCACGTCCGGCGAAGGTTGGCCGGCGCTGCTCGCACAGTTGTTGCGAGACCGTCAGTTGCCGAGCTTGTTGATCGCGCCGACTACGCCTCATGGGCAACGCGTCACTCAACACTGGGCGAACAACCCTGATCTGCCGACACTCAAGTCCTACGACCGTCCGGTTGAAGAGTGGAAAGCCGAGCTGTTCAACGACACCCCGGCCAGCCTGACCACCACCCTCGGCGCAATTGCCGCCACCGGAAGTCTGATTCTCTGGCCAACACGGGAGGAACCGCGCTTGATGAGCCTGGTTCCGCCCGTGCATTTTGCCCTGCTGAAGGCCAGTGAAATTCGCGACAACTTCTATCAGGTCCAACAGGAATTCAACTGGGCGCAAGGCATGCCGACCAACGCCCTGCTGGTGTCCGGCCCATCGAAAACGGCCGACATCGAGCAAGTCCTGGCCTACGGTGCGCACGGTCCGAAAGACCTGGTGGTTTTGATTCTGGAGGACCAATGA
- a CDS encoding sodium-dependent transporter, with translation MSTDKVSVHGSWASRWVFILAATGSAVGLGSIWKFPYMVGVYGGGAFVLMFLACIALIGVPVMLAETLIGRRARQSPANALKVLAVEAGHSGKWSWGAFAGMITALLILSFYSVVGGWSLDYIIDMGRGDFQGATPDQVGAYFGNVIADPWRLTLWHTIFMLLSAVVIAKGVVAGLERSLRIMMPLLFVMILVLLGYSMTTGHFMEGVHFMFDFHPEKVLDGLLPAMGHAFFSLSVGVGSIMIYGAYMPKHSSISGTVVGVALLDTFVSLVAGLALFPIVFAAGLNPSEGPGLMFVSLPFAFGNVAFGQLMGVVFFVLVAVAAWSSAISLLEPMVAYLVERTKVSRAWVTFWLAFICWFVGLGTVFSFNIWKEAKFFVNEGGMFHLYQWGAAGGLDFFGVIDFFTSRIMLPLGGLCFVVFAGWVMGREAVRDELSVRNPALFALSLFLMRYVAPIGILVVFAAQLWK, from the coding sequence ATGTCGACAGACAAGGTTTCTGTCCACGGCAGTTGGGCTAGCCGCTGGGTCTTCATACTCGCCGCGACCGGTTCGGCCGTGGGCCTGGGTAGTATCTGGAAATTCCCGTACATGGTCGGCGTCTACGGGGGCGGCGCCTTCGTGCTGATGTTCCTGGCCTGTATCGCGCTGATCGGTGTGCCGGTCATGCTGGCCGAAACCCTGATCGGCCGCCGCGCGCGGCAGAGTCCGGCCAACGCCTTGAAGGTGCTGGCGGTGGAGGCGGGGCATTCGGGCAAGTGGTCCTGGGGCGCATTCGCCGGGATGATCACGGCGTTGCTGATCCTGTCTTTCTATAGTGTGGTCGGCGGCTGGTCGCTGGATTACATCATCGACATGGGCCGTGGCGACTTCCAGGGAGCAACGCCCGATCAGGTCGGCGCGTACTTTGGCAATGTGATCGCCGATCCGTGGCGCCTGACACTTTGGCACACGATTTTCATGCTGCTGTCTGCCGTCGTCATCGCCAAAGGCGTGGTCGCCGGGCTTGAACGCAGCTTGCGGATCATGATGCCGCTGCTCTTCGTGATGATTCTGGTGCTGCTGGGCTACAGCATGACCACCGGCCATTTCATGGAAGGCGTGCATTTCATGTTCGACTTCCACCCGGAAAAAGTCCTCGACGGCTTGTTGCCGGCCATGGGGCACGCGTTCTTCTCCCTGAGTGTGGGCGTTGGTTCGATCATGATTTACGGCGCTTACATGCCCAAGCATTCGTCGATCTCCGGCACTGTGGTCGGCGTGGCGCTGCTCGACACCTTCGTTTCCCTGGTGGCTGGTCTGGCATTGTTTCCGATTGTGTTCGCTGCGGGCTTGAACCCGAGCGAAGGCCCGGGCCTGATGTTTGTCAGCCTGCCGTTCGCCTTCGGTAACGTAGCGTTCGGCCAGTTGATGGGCGTAGTGTTCTTCGTACTGGTCGCGGTGGCTGCCTGGAGCTCGGCGATTTCCCTGCTCGAGCCGATGGTGGCTTACCTGGTCGAGCGTACGAAAGTCAGTCGCGCCTGGGTGACTTTCTGGCTGGCTTTTATCTGCTGGTTCGTGGGGTTGGGCACGGTGTTTTCCTTCAATATCTGGAAGGAAGCCAAATTTTTCGTGAACGAAGGCGGGATGTTCCATCTCTATCAATGGGGTGCGGCAGGTGGCCTGGACTTCTTTGGCGTGATCGATTTCTTCACGTCGCGGATCATGTTGCCACTCGGTGGTTTGTGTTTCGTGGTGTTTGCGGGCTGGGTGATGGGGCGTGAAGCGGTGCGCGACGAGTTGTCGGTCCGCAACCCTGCGCTGTTCGCCCTGTCCTTGTTCTTGATGCGCTATGTGGCGCCCATCGGCATTCTCGTAGTGTTTGCCGCACAGCTGTGGAAGTGA
- a CDS encoding lactate permease LctP family transporter yields MQTWQQLYTPLGSLGVSALAAVIPIVFFFLALAVFRLKGHVAGSITLALSIAVAIFAFQMPVDMAFAAAGYGFAYGLWPIAWIIVAAVFLYKLTVKSGQFEVIRSSVLSITDDQRLQVLLIGFCFGAFLEGAAGFGAPVAITAALLVGLGFNPLYAAGLCLIANTAPVAFGALGIPIIVAGQVTGIDAFKIGAMTGRQLPLLSLFVPFWLVFMMDGLRGVRETWPAALVAGLSFAITQYFTSNFIGPELPDITSALASLISLTLFLKVWQPKRAAGQHIAGAVSASVVTASAGGFGQPRTSVASPYSLFEIVKAWSPFLILTVLVTIWTLKPFKAMFAAGGSMYSWVFNFAIPHLDQMVIKVAPIVTAPTAITAVFKLDPISATGTAIFFSALISMLVLKINIKTGLTTLKETFYELRWPILSIGMVLAFAFVTNYSGMSSTMALVLAGTGAAFPFFSPFLGWLGVFLTGSDTSSNALFSSLQATTAHQIGVSDVLLVAANTSGGVTGKMISPQSIAVACAATGLVGKESDLFRFTLKHSLFFATIVGLITYIQAYWLTGMLVH; encoded by the coding sequence ATGCAAACCTGGCAACAGCTCTATACCCCGCTCGGCAGCCTTGGCGTCTCCGCGCTCGCGGCCGTTATTCCCATCGTGTTTTTCTTCCTGGCGTTGGCGGTGTTCCGCCTCAAAGGCCATGTCGCCGGCAGCATCACCCTGGCGTTGTCCATCGCCGTTGCGATCTTTGCCTTCCAGATGCCGGTCGATATGGCCTTCGCCGCCGCAGGCTATGGCTTTGCCTACGGTCTGTGGCCGATTGCCTGGATCATTGTCGCGGCCGTGTTCCTCTACAAACTGACGGTCAAGAGTGGTCAGTTCGAAGTGATCCGCAGCTCGGTGTTGTCGATCACCGACGACCAGCGTTTGCAGGTGCTGCTGATCGGTTTCTGCTTCGGCGCGTTCCTGGAAGGTGCCGCTGGTTTCGGTGCACCGGTAGCGATTACCGCCGCGCTGCTTGTAGGACTGGGCTTCAACCCACTGTACGCCGCTGGCCTGTGCCTGATCGCCAACACCGCGCCAGTGGCCTTCGGTGCCCTGGGGATTCCGATCATCGTGGCCGGGCAAGTGACCGGCATTGACGCGTTCAAGATCGGCGCCATGACCGGCCGCCAACTGCCGTTGCTGTCGCTGTTCGTGCCGTTCTGGCTGGTGTTCATGATGGACGGCCTGCGCGGCGTTCGGGAAACCTGGCCTGCTGCGCTGGTGGCCGGCTTGAGCTTTGCCATCACCCAATACTTCACGTCGAACTTCATCGGCCCTGAGTTGCCGGACATCACCTCGGCCCTGGCCAGCCTGATTTCCCTGACGCTGTTCCTGAAAGTCTGGCAGCCAAAACGCGCCGCCGGCCAACACATCGCCGGTGCCGTCTCGGCCTCCGTGGTGACCGCCAGCGCCGGCGGTTTCGGCCAGCCGCGCACCAGCGTAGCGTCGCCTTACAGCCTGTTTGAAATCGTCAAAGCCTGGTCGCCGTTCCTGATCCTCACCGTGCTGGTCACCATCTGGACCCTGAAACCGTTCAAGGCCATGTTCGCCGCCGGCGGTTCGATGTACAGCTGGGTGTTCAACTTCGCCATCCCGCACCTGGATCAGATGGTGATCAAGGTCGCACCGATCGTGACTGCGCCGACCGCCATTACAGCGGTGTTCAAACTCGATCCGATTTCCGCGACCGGCACGGCGATTTTCTTCTCCGCGCTGATCTCGATGCTGGTGCTGAAGATCAACATCAAAACTGGTCTTACCACTTTGAAAGAGACCTTCTACGAGCTGCGCTGGCCGATTCTGTCGATCGGCATGGTGTTGGCGTTCGCCTTCGTCACCAACTACTCGGGCATGTCTTCGACCATGGCACTGGTATTGGCAGGCACTGGCGCGGCATTCCCGTTCTTCTCGCCATTCCTCGGCTGGCTGGGCGTGTTCCTGACCGGGTCCGATACCTCGTCCAACGCGCTGTTCAGTTCGTTGCAAGCAACCACCGCGCACCAGATCGGCGTGAGCGATGTGCTGTTGGTGGCGGCAAACACCAGCGGCGGCGTGACCGGCAAGATGATCTCGCCACAATCGATCGCCGTGGCCTGCGCCGCCACCGGTCTGGTGGGCAAGGAATCGGACCTGTTCCGCTTCACCCTCAAGCACAGCCTGTTCTTTGCAACCATCGTCGGCCTGATCACCTACATCCAGGCCTACTGGCTCACTGGCATGTTGGTGCACTAG
- a CDS encoding GntR family transcriptional regulator, translated as MGFDQIRQRRLSDDIVEQLEGMILEGTLKSGERLPAERALAEQFGVSRPSLREAIQKLAAKGLLVSRQGGGNYVVESLGSTFSDPLLHLLESNPEAQRDLLEFRHTLEASCAYYAALRATDVDRERLTAAFNELQDCYTRHDEVSRAEEGAADAKFHLAIAEASHNAVLLHTIRGLFDLLKRNVVTNIGGMYKQRTETRDMLITQHRELYLAIIEGRAEQAREVSSRHILYVQEVLEEVRQEVQRMARAERRKGM; from the coding sequence ATGGGGTTTGATCAGATTCGTCAGCGCCGTTTGTCTGACGATATTGTCGAGCAACTCGAGGGGATGATCCTCGAAGGCACGTTGAAGTCTGGCGAGCGCTTGCCGGCCGAGCGCGCGTTGGCCGAGCAGTTCGGCGTGTCACGCCCCTCGTTGCGCGAGGCGATTCAGAAACTGGCGGCCAAAGGCTTGTTGGTCAGTCGCCAGGGCGGCGGCAATTATGTGGTGGAGTCGCTGGGTTCAACCTTCAGCGATCCACTGTTGCATCTGCTGGAAAGCAACCCCGAAGCCCAGCGCGATCTGCTGGAGTTTCGTCATACGCTGGAGGCGTCCTGCGCCTATTACGCGGCACTGCGCGCCACGGATGTCGATCGCGAGCGGCTGACGGCGGCATTCAATGAATTGCAGGACTGCTACACGCGTCACGATGAGGTGAGCCGGGCGGAAGAGGGCGCGGCGGATGCGAAATTTCATTTGGCGATTGCCGAAGCCAGTCACAACGCTGTGTTGCTGCACACCATTCGCGGGCTGTTCGATCTGCTCAAGCGCAACGTGGTGACCAACATTGGCGGCATGTACAAGCAGCGCACGGAAACCCGCGACATGCTGATCACGCAACATCGGGAGCTGTACCTGGCGATTATCGAAGGGCGGGCGGAACAGGCGCGGGAAGTCTCCAGCCGACATATTTTGTATGTGCAGGAAGTGCTGGAAGAAGTGCGTCAGGAAGTGCAGCGCATGGCCCGGGCGGAGCGGCGCAAGGGGATGTAG
- a CDS encoding LutB/LldF family L-lactate oxidation iron-sulfur protein: MNASAIIPTVAVEEDFRTRAHKALGDKQLRNNFRTAMDSLMTKRAASFSDAHEREHLRALGNAVRARALSKLPDLLEQLEQNLTRNGVTVHWAETVDEANGIVLSIIRAHEGRQVIKGKSMVSEEMEMNHVLEAQGIECLESDMGEYIVQLDHEKPSHIIMPAIHKNAGQVASLFHDKLGVEYTKDVDQLIQIGRKVLRQKFFEADIGVSGVNFAVAETGTLLLVENEGNGRMTTTVPPVHIAVTGIEKVVENLRDVVPLLSLLTRSALGQPITTYVNMISGPRKEHELDGPQEVHLVLLDNGRSQAFADSELRQTLNCIRCGACMNHCPVYTRIGGHAYGEVYPGPIGKIITPHMVGLANVPDHPSASSLCGACGEVCPVKIPIPALLRRLREENVKAPDSAHQVMRGQGSKYSRKERFIWNAWARLNSSPTLYRLFGFVATRLRALAPNNVGPWTQNHSAPKPAARSLHDMAREHLAKQGDR; encoded by the coding sequence ATGAACGCTTCCGCGATTATTCCTACGGTTGCCGTGGAAGAAGACTTTCGCACCCGGGCTCACAAGGCATTGGGTGACAAGCAGCTGCGAAACAACTTTCGTACTGCGATGGATTCTCTGATGACAAAACGGGCAGCGTCCTTCAGCGATGCCCATGAAAGAGAACATTTACGAGCGCTGGGCAATGCAGTCCGTGCCCGTGCGTTATCCAAGTTGCCCGACCTGCTCGAGCAGCTGGAACAGAACCTGACCCGCAACGGTGTGACAGTGCACTGGGCGGAAACGGTGGACGAGGCCAATGGCATCGTCCTATCGATCATCCGCGCTCACGAGGGGCGGCAAGTGATCAAGGGCAAATCGATGGTCAGCGAAGAGATGGAGATGAACCATGTCCTCGAAGCTCAAGGCATTGAATGCCTGGAGTCGGACATGGGGGAGTACATCGTCCAGCTCGATCACGAGAAGCCTTCACACATTATTATGCCGGCGATCCACAAGAATGCCGGTCAGGTCGCGTCCTTGTTCCACGACAAACTTGGCGTGGAGTACACCAAGGACGTTGACCAACTCATTCAGATCGGTCGCAAAGTCTTGCGACAGAAATTCTTCGAAGCGGACATCGGCGTTTCTGGCGTCAACTTCGCCGTGGCCGAAACCGGCACCTTGCTGCTGGTGGAAAACGAAGGCAACGGCCGCATGACCACCACGGTGCCGCCGGTGCACATCGCGGTGACCGGCATCGAAAAAGTCGTGGAAAACCTGCGCGACGTGGTCCCGCTGCTATCGCTGTTGACCCGCTCGGCCCTCGGCCAGCCGATCACCACCTACGTCAACATGATCTCCGGCCCGCGCAAGGAACATGAACTCGACGGTCCGCAGGAAGTGCATCTGGTCCTGCTCGACAACGGTCGCAGCCAGGCCTTCGCCGACAGCGAATTGCGCCAGACCCTGAACTGCATCCGCTGCGGTGCTTGTATGAATCATTGCCCGGTGTACACCCGAATTGGCGGTCACGCCTATGGGGAGGTTTACCCTGGGCCTATCGGAAAAATCATCACCCCGCACATGGTCGGCCTGGCGAACGTCCCGGACCATCCGAGCGCATCGTCGCTCTGCGGTGCTTGCGGTGAAGTTTGCCCGGTAAAAATTCCGATCCCGGCACTGCTGCGTCGCCTGCGGGAAGAGAACGTCAAAGCCCCGGACAGTGCGCATCAAGTCATGCGCGGTCAGGGCAGCAAATATTCGCGCAAGGAACGTTTTATCTGGAACGCCTGGGCCAGACTCAACAGCTCGCCGACGCTGTATCGTCTGTTCGGCTTTGTCGCCACACGACTGCGTGCCCTGGCACCGAACAATGTTGGCCCGTGGACGCAAAACCACAGCGCACCGAAACCCGCTGCCCGCTCACTGCATGACATGGCCCGTGAGCATCTGGCCAAACAGGGAGATCGTTGA
- the smpB gene encoding SsrA-binding protein SmpB, with product MAKQKKHPTGTIAQNKKARHDYFIEHKFEAGLVLAGWEVKSLRASKLQLVDSYVLLKDGEAWLLGSHITPLMTASTHVIADPTRTRKLLLNRRELEKLAAAVQQKGYACVCLSWYWSKHMVKCEIALGKGKKEYDKRDTERERDAGRELQRAVRNKGKED from the coding sequence ATGGCTAAACAGAAGAAACACCCAACAGGGACCATCGCGCAAAACAAAAAGGCGCGACACGATTACTTCATCGAGCATAAGTTCGAGGCTGGTCTGGTCCTGGCCGGCTGGGAAGTAAAAAGTCTGCGGGCAAGCAAGCTGCAACTGGTTGACAGTTACGTGCTGCTCAAGGATGGCGAAGCCTGGCTGCTCGGCAGCCACATTACGCCGCTGATGACCGCCAGCACCCACGTCATCGCCGATCCGACCCGCACCCGCAAGTTGTTGCTCAACCGCCGCGAGCTTGAAAAGCTGGCCGCCGCCGTGCAGCAAAAAGGCTATGCCTGCGTGTGCCTGTCCTGGTACTGGAGCAAGCACATGGTCAAGTGCGAGATCGCTCTGGGCAAGGGCAAGAAGGAATACGACAAGCGTGATACCGAACGCGAACGCGACGCCGGTCGCGAGTTGCAGCGTGCGGTGCGCAACAAGGGCAAGGAAGATTAA
- a CDS encoding (Fe-S)-binding protein, whose amino-acid sequence MSELFYNAVPNATRVAPPLPEPRQYPSEKPSRVYLFGTCVVDLFYPEAGMDAIHLLEREGIRVEYPQGQSCCGQPAYTSGYTEQARTVARSQLALFAGDYPVVVPSGSCAGMLREHYADLFKDEPQTLKQVQALAARTYELAEFLLFVCKVQLKDGGEPVKVALHTSCSARREMNTHLHGRELLSQLSNVERVDHSHESECCGFGGTFSVRMPDISGAMVADKTRSLKESGAHKVLSADCGCLMNINGSLEKQKEALRGQHLASFLWQRTGGVL is encoded by the coding sequence ATGAGCGAGCTTTTTTACAACGCCGTGCCGAATGCGACCCGCGTCGCCCCGCCACTGCCCGAGCCTCGGCAATACCCCAGCGAGAAACCGTCACGGGTCTACCTGTTCGGGACCTGCGTGGTGGACTTGTTCTACCCCGAAGCCGGGATGGACGCGATTCACTTGCTGGAACGCGAAGGTATCCGTGTCGAGTACCCGCAAGGGCAGAGCTGCTGCGGACAACCGGCCTACACCTCGGGTTACACCGAGCAGGCAAGGACCGTGGCGCGCTCGCAACTGGCGCTGTTCGCCGGGGATTACCCGGTGGTGGTGCCGTCGGGATCCTGTGCCGGGATGTTGCGCGAACACTACGCCGACTTGTTCAAGGACGAGCCGCAGACGTTGAAGCAGGTTCAGGCGCTGGCGGCCCGGACTTACGAACTGGCCGAGTTCCTGCTGTTTGTCTGCAAGGTGCAGCTCAAGGACGGCGGCGAGCCGGTAAAAGTGGCGTTGCACACCTCGTGTTCGGCACGGCGTGAAATGAACACCCACTTGCATGGTCGCGAGTTGTTGTCGCAACTGAGCAACGTGGAGCGAGTCGACCACAGCCACGAAAGTGAATGCTGTGGCTTTGGTGGAACGTTCAGCGTCCGTATGCCAGATATTTCCGGCGCGATGGTGGCTGACAAGACAAGGTCGTTGAAGGAATCCGGCGCACACAAGGTTCTCAGTGCCGATTGTGGTTGCCTGATGAACATCAACGGCTCGCTGGAGAAACAGAAGGAAGCGTTGCGCGGCCAACACCTGGCCAGTTTCCTTTGGCAGCGAACCGGAGGTGTTCTATGA
- a CDS encoding type II toxin-antitoxin system RatA family toxin gives MTTHIQRSALLPYPAQALYDLVNDVARYPEFLPWCSTAEVLESTPEHMRASVGVAKGGLSQHFVTRNTLVPGHSIEMNLEEGPFTQLHGIWVFKPLGEKACKISLDLSFDYAGPIVRATLGPLFNQAANTLVDAFCQRAKQMHG, from the coding sequence ATGACGACACACATTCAACGTTCGGCTCTGCTGCCTTACCCGGCGCAAGCGCTGTATGACCTGGTCAACGACGTGGCGCGTTACCCGGAATTTCTGCCGTGGTGTTCCACCGCTGAAGTGCTGGAAAGCACTCCCGAGCACATGCGTGCCAGCGTGGGCGTGGCCAAGGGTGGGTTGAGTCAGCATTTTGTTACCAGAAACACTTTAGTGCCCGGCCATTCAATCGAGATGAACCTCGAGGAAGGACCTTTCACCCAGTTGCATGGCATTTGGGTGTTCAAGCCGTTGGGCGAAAAGGCCTGCAAGATCAGTCTGGACCTGTCCTTCGATTACGCCGGGCCGATTGTTCGCGCAACCTTGGGGCCGCTGTTCAATCAGGCCGCAAACACGTTGGTGGACGCGTTTTGCCAGCGCGCCAAACAAATGCATGGTTGA
- a CDS encoding RnfH family protein yields MVESKVDVEVVYAAVDRQVLLAVSVPAGTTVRAALLASGVGETFAELDLTHCPVGIFGKVITDADTCPVQAGDRIEIYRPLLADPKEIRRLRAAKAAEAKARNQ; encoded by the coding sequence ATGGTTGAGTCGAAGGTTGACGTCGAGGTGGTCTACGCCGCAGTTGATCGTCAGGTGCTTCTCGCAGTGTCGGTGCCAGCGGGAACGACGGTGCGCGCGGCTTTGCTGGCGTCAGGCGTTGGCGAGACCTTCGCGGAGCTGGATCTGACCCATTGCCCGGTGGGGATCTTCGGTAAAGTAATTACTGATGCGGACACTTGTCCTGTGCAGGCGGGTGATCGCATCGAGATTTACCGGCCATTGCTGGCAGATCCGAAAGAGATTCGTCGGCTGCGTGCCGCCAAGGCTGCTGAGGCCAAGGCCCGGAATCAGTAA
- a CDS encoding outer membrane protein assembly factor BamE, whose product MQNTKLLLTSFTFVGLLALAGCSFPGVYKIDIQQGNVVTQDMINQLRPGMTRKQVRFIMGNPLLTDTFHADRWDYLYSLQPGGGERQQERISVIFNPNDQLVSLSGDFMPGVSRDEAILGKDSGTTVTAPAENAEKPKPEKPVKPGSLLDQIQKDVDGVETVPVPTPEPLETSPQ is encoded by the coding sequence AGTTTCACCTTTGTGGGACTGCTCGCACTCGCCGGTTGTTCATTCCCCGGGGTTTACAAAATCGACATCCAGCAGGGCAATGTCGTCACGCAGGACATGATAAACCAGTTACGCCCGGGAATGACCCGTAAGCAAGTACGGTTTATCATGGGCAACCCCCTGCTGACCGACACGTTCCATGCCGATCGCTGGGATTATCTGTACAGCCTGCAACCGGGTGGCGGTGAACGCCAACAGGAACGCATTAGCGTTATCTTCAACCCAAATGACCAACTTGTCAGCCTCTCTGGTGATTTCATGCCAGGCGTGAGCCGCGACGAAGCTATTCTCGGCAAGGACAGTGGCACAACAGTCACTGCACCAGCAGAAAACGCCGAGAAGCCGAAACCGGAAAAACCGGTCAAGCCAGGCTCGTTGCTGGACCAGATCCAGAAGGACGTAGACGGTGTAGAAACCGTTCCGGTCCCGACGCCAGAACCGCTGGAAACCTCGCCGCAATAA